From a region of the Pseudanabaena sp. ABRG5-3 genome:
- a CDS encoding AAA family ATPase, whose protein sequence is MSNLESLPACNPSFALFSQNEVYYVDLADGRGEDVVKRLRRTIILSPNKPTFQLLSGHIGSGKTTELLRLKAGLEQQGFAVIYCAADEYLQIDDVGLTEIWLFILTLILQQLEKKGDSLSVAYLPNAIAEIEQWLRMPEPIGIATYAPRLQRILQTLQDNDQHRRQLRHHLEARLKNSLLAAGEEVTAIEVDRLKQIGKKGLVILIDNLDRLTLEQIEIIFGDGGKYLRQFQCHTIYTLPLLANTPEEDQLQRFQQRMKGNMPIVLPNLTLCDRQGAVKPQSLNLLRQVVLIRVFPHLSPEKRLEQVNDIFENLETLDRLCIASYGHLPYLFSLLYGCLQWQDPPIQMETLNQVLQVDLQMRLATLHDRDQLALQKYLTSPYVLTPEAINLCRRLVLFEHHDDQGSWFSSPFVK, encoded by the coding sequence ATGTCAAACCTCGAATCTCTGCCTGCTTGCAATCCTAGCTTTGCCCTCTTTTCCCAAAACGAGGTGTATTACGTGGATTTGGCGGATGGACGGGGTGAAGATGTCGTGAAGCGCTTGCGGCGGACGATTATCTTATCTCCCAACAAACCTACCTTTCAGTTACTATCAGGACATATTGGTAGTGGCAAAACTACAGAGTTACTGCGCTTAAAAGCAGGATTAGAGCAGCAGGGCTTTGCCGTCATTTACTGTGCGGCGGATGAATATCTCCAAATTGATGATGTGGGGTTAACGGAAATTTGGCTATTTATTTTGACTTTAATTTTGCAACAGTTGGAAAAAAAAGGGGATTCCCTATCGGTTGCCTATTTACCCAATGCGATCGCCGAAATTGAACAATGGCTGAGAATGCCTGAACCGATTGGGATTGCTACCTATGCACCTCGCTTACAAAGGATTTTGCAGACTCTCCAAGACAATGATCAACATCGTCGTCAATTGCGGCATCACTTAGAAGCAAGGCTAAAAAATTCACTCCTTGCCGCAGGAGAGGAGGTAACGGCGATAGAGGTAGATCGCTTGAAGCAGATTGGGAAAAAAGGACTGGTAATTTTGATCGATAATCTCGATCGCTTGACCCTTGAGCAGATTGAAATAATTTTTGGGGACGGTGGCAAATATTTACGGCAGTTTCAATGTCATACCATTTACACCCTGCCCTTACTAGCAAATACCCCTGAAGAGGATCAGTTACAACGCTTTCAGCAAAGAATGAAGGGGAATATGCCGATTGTTTTACCAAATTTAACGCTGTGCGATCGCCAAGGTGCGGTTAAACCTCAAAGTTTAAATTTGTTGCGCCAAGTTGTTTTAATAAGGGTGTTCCCCCATCTTTCGCCTGAAAAAAGATTAGAGCAAGTGAACGATATTTTTGAGAATCTTGAAACCCTTGATCGCTTATGTATTGCTAGTTATGGTCATCTTCCCTATTTGTTTTCACTGTTGTACGGTTGTTTACAATGGCAAGATCCACCCATACAAATGGAAACTCTCAATCAGGTCTTACAAGTAGATCTCCAGATGCGTTTAGCAACTCTCCACGATCGCGATCAACTAGCCCTACAGAAATATCTCACTAGCCCCTATGTCCTTACCCCAGAAGCAATCAATTTATGTCGGCGACTTGTCCTATTTGAGCATCACGATGATCAAGGAAGTTGGTTTAGCAGCCCATTTGTTAAGTAG
- a CDS encoding DciA family protein has protein sequence MPLTGLPNILHDIQSRTSWQQRCQYLLIVEKWAEIVGESVAKQTCPIGVYQKSLQVAVSSPVWSQALTFERVRLLAKINALLGSGNSLAIADIHFSTAKWATQQQTLKEQKVVAADHPSYLPAIAPELVTKKLKGQKLENIPKPPETASEAFQRWQEVMKLRTNQMPKCPRCDRPALTGEISRWQMCRVCAIEYLFK, from the coding sequence ATGCCCCTAACAGGATTACCCAATATTTTGCATGACATTCAGTCGCGCACGAGTTGGCAGCAGCGCTGTCAATATTTGCTGATTGTTGAGAAATGGGCAGAAATTGTCGGCGAGTCAGTAGCTAAGCAAACCTGTCCGATTGGGGTCTATCAAAAGTCTTTGCAGGTGGCGGTATCTAGTCCTGTGTGGTCGCAAGCGCTTACCTTTGAGCGAGTACGCCTTTTAGCGAAAATTAATGCTTTGTTAGGCAGTGGCAATAGTTTGGCGATCGCGGATATACATTTTTCGACGGCAAAATGGGCAACACAGCAGCAAACCTTGAAAGAGCAAAAGGTGGTAGCAGCAGATCATCCCAGTTATTTACCTGCGATCGCGCCTGAACTAGTTACCAAAAAGTTAAAAGGTCAGAAGCTAGAAAATATCCCTAAACCCCCTGAAACTGCGAGTGAAGCCTTTCAGCGTTGGCAGGAAGTGATGAAACTGAGAACCAATCAGATGCCTAAATGTCCGCGATGCGATCGCCCTGCATTGACAGGCGAAATATCGCGTTGGCAAATGTGTCGCGTTTGTGCGATCGAATATTTGTTTAAGTAG
- a CDS encoding sulfite oxidase-like oxidoreductase: MFGGLFQSRSPNSDRVPRGQRLTNGFPIMTYGDTPEIKRQDWQFRVWGLATEKTFTWDDFMAMPQTEFTADFHCVTTWSKLDVKWKGVKVTDFLKYIEVDPQAVHLMEHCYGGYTTNIAMEDFVREENFFAHTLFDQPLPIDNGGPMRLVVPHLYAWKSAKWINGLEFLDKMKLGFWERNGYHHRGEPFAEERYSSF; the protein is encoded by the coding sequence ATGTTTGGAGGCTTATTTCAATCGCGATCGCCAAATAGCGATCGTGTACCCAGAGGACAAAGGCTAACCAATGGCTTCCCGATCATGACCTATGGAGACACACCAGAAATCAAGCGTCAAGATTGGCAATTTCGAGTCTGGGGACTCGCCACTGAAAAAACCTTCACATGGGATGACTTTATGGCGATGCCGCAGACTGAATTTACCGCAGATTTCCATTGCGTCACCACATGGTCAAAGCTAGACGTGAAATGGAAAGGAGTCAAAGTTACTGACTTCTTGAAATATATCGAAGTTGATCCCCAAGCGGTACATCTGATGGAGCATTGCTACGGTGGATATACCACCAATATTGCAATGGAAGACTTTGTAAGAGAAGAGAATTTCTTTGCGCATACTCTCTTCGATCAACCATTACCCATCGATAATGGTGGTCCAATGCGCCTAGTAGTTCCCCATCTCTATGCGTGGAAAAGTGCTAAATGGATTAATGGTTTAGAATTTCTCGATAAAATGAAACTTGGTTTCTGGGAACGCAACGGCTATCACCATCGAGGTGAACCCTTTGCGGAAGAAAGATATAGCTCGTTTTAA
- a CDS encoding DUF2283 domain-containing protein yields the protein MKSNMTIRYDKIGDILYIDQCIPYPEQESEEIGDEIIARLNPANGNIENLEILFFSKRLQTQNIFELPIFAQLQLISA from the coding sequence ATGAAATCCAACATGACTATCCGCTATGACAAGATCGGCGACATTCTCTACATCGATCAATGCATACCCTATCCAGAACAAGAATCCGAAGAAATCGGTGATGAAATTATTGCCCGACTTAATCCAGCAAATGGCAACATCGAAAACCTAGAAATCCTCTTTTTCTCTAAACGCCTACAAACCCAAAATATCTTTGAATTACCAATTTTTGCTCAATTGCAACTCATCTCCGCTTAG